The genomic window GCTGTTAACTAGAGGATTAATTTAAGTTCACAAACTAGATGCTCTTAACTGAAAATGCACTCCTCCACATTTACATGGCACACTATTATACAGATCAAATGAACTCCTCCACATTTACATGACACATTGCAAGTTTGGTAGATCTACTTACCTTTTGAGCACAAGCAAGATACCTCCTTCCACTGTCAACTGATTCAAAGCACACAAACTTCTCACACACACACTGGTGTTCACATCTAGCTGCAATATCTGGAGCAAGGCCTGTCCACTCAGAGCAGAAAATGGTGGCAGGAGCAGGAGCCTACATACAACATATTCTTGTCACCAAACATACATTTTTGCTACTCAAGAACATACATTTCTGCTCAATCCCTATCTGCCAGAGACATAGCCAAGAACTAACCTCACTTGTCACAGAGTAGCCGTCGGAGGACGAGCTCGATCCGTCACTCCAAGATACCATGGAGGCGACCTGGACGGCGGCGGTGAgctggacggcggcggcgagcttgctGTCGGCGTGGATAAGCTGATGCTGGAGCCGCGGGGGCAAGGGGGCAGATGGGGAACGAGTGGACCAGCAGAGCGGACATGAACTCGATTCCTTCGACTTTAATTCAGGTGGGGGGTACTGCGGGTTGAATGAGTGAAACGGCAGGGGGGTTTGTGCAAAACTACAGGCGCTGACCGGCCCGGCCACTTGGCAGCCAATTGGCGAGCTGTGATTGGCCTGGGACTAAAACATCACATTGGTTGCAAGTTGGGGTATGAGTTGGTCTAGTTTTACAAGTTTGGGACTAGATCATCACATTGAGTGCAAGTTAGGGTACCTGAGGTGCTATTACCTCGGAGAAATACTCTAGTGCTCCATTCCGTGGATGGTCTGGCGCAATCAGTGGGTTGTTTCCCCATGGAGGTAGGCGCGGTATCTGCGTCTTTGCTTCAAATGTTGCTTGCCGTTGAAGCGTGATtcatgtactactagtactactgtCCAGCAAGTGAAGAACCGTTTGGGAGAGACACAGCGAGCGATTGGCTGGGCAATAAAcaattgatgcatgcatgcatgcatgcatgtagtatGCGCTGGAGTAGTGCTGAGTTGGCTACACTACACTGTTTTTGAAACGAAGCTACACTACATTGTTGAGGTCAGGAGACCCATCTTTTACAACAAGTAGTGAACCCACCCTCCCTTTGGTTGGAAAATAAACTGTAGAAGAGGAGCAAAGACTAGTGGAACAACTtccaggaagaaagaaagaaagaaagaaaaaaagaaagaaaaatgaattTGTTGTGGCTACGACTATCCAAGCAAGCAGCTAGCTAGGTGCACCTGACGTTCCTCCCTGGCCCTCCGTAGTAGAAGTAGTTCCCCCAGACGGCGTTGACGCCGCCCTGGATGTCGTAGCAGTTGGGGTGGTCGGCGGTGACGTGGAAGGTGGTGAGCGGGATGAGGCTGTTGTCCCAGTCCACCACCTCCAGGTTGCGGAAGTAGGAGGAGCGGCCGAAGCCCTCCCCGGGGAAGTGCCCGCTCCCCATCTGCGTGGCCGTGTGCGACCCCTCGGCGCGCGTGTCCACCACCTCGCCACCGAACTGCACCATGCTCGCGTGCGACGCCAGGTGGCTGAACAAGAAGCTAGGCCAGTAACCCACCAGCTCCCCCGACCCGAACTCCAGCCACCAGTTGCCGTGGTTGGGGTCTTTCCAGATCAGGAGGCTGATGTCGAACTGGCCGCCTTTGTAGCCCGAGGTGGGCGAAATGGCCGCCCCCATGGCGATCCGGCTGTTGGTCTGCACGAACCCTGAGCACAGCAAGTTGTAGCACCCCGTCGTCTGGTACGCGTCCGTCTGCATGCCATGCCATGCAAATTCaaacccttttcttttcttttatttcacCAGACGATCGATCCATCCATGGATCGAGGAGAAAGGGCTTACCGTCCAGTAAGTGAAGAACCTGGGCGAGTTGTCCCCATACAGCTGCGGGCTCACCTGTCACACAAAACAGCAAGCAGCTGTTAattatatgttgttgttgttgtccctgCCACCCGAGACAGAGAGCAGAGACCAGAGAGGAATGGATGATGCTCAAATCGCAAACGTACCTGCCATCCGGCCTCGATGGTGTTGAGATCGTTGCCGAAGGTGCCGCCGATAACCCAGATCTGCGACAGGCTGAACTCCGTCGGCGTGCTCACCTTGGGCGCCCACACGTTGATGCTCGCACGCCCGCCGTAGTACTCGTCGCCGGCAACGTACCCCACCGCGTgctgcatacacacacacacacacacacaccccattTCAACAACCATCCATCCATCCGCTGATGAGTTACTAGTGTTACTGTCTTGTTAATGTTCCCCCTGCTGCTCTACTGCAgttaactactactccctccgtcttagGACGTTTCCTGACACCACATTAatgtcaaaagaaaagaaaagaaaaaacatacTCAGATCAATTAATATGCACCTAGCGAGAGCCAAAATGCAGACGAAGAAGCGACACTCGGGTCAATGCTCTCTGCGGATGTTAGCTCGGAGGAGTAAAAGCAACGGCAAACAAATCAAATCCAGTCAAATCCATGAGGTTAAAAGCTGTGCGCTGAATCTATGTCCTCGCAGTGCATGGCATCATGCGACCGCTCTGCTCGATATCACGTTTTTACCCAACTTTTTCGGATACTCTGCTTTTTAAGCATCATTTAGCGCAGgggcaattttttttttttgaaacggacaATTTCATTCAGCAACAAAGACAAGATTTATCCTACATACTACAGGCTACAGTAACTTGAATTCAGGTTGTGCTTACAGTGTACTCCcgccgtaaagaaatataagagcattactttctttacagagggagtactagtactgtAATGGTATGCTATGACAAGAGTAGACTACGGACCTCGTGGCCGCCGGCGACCGTGTCACGCCGTAATCTGGCCGTGGGCACCCTTCCGAACCTCCTCACGGAGCTGGCGCGGAGGACGTCGGCCTCCGTAATCCTCCTCACCGGGACGGACCCCTCCGGACACGAGACGCCGGACACCGCCCAAAGCTGCACTCCGGCGTCCGCCGTGTCATTGGGGC from Triticum aestivum cultivar Chinese Spring chromosome 3B, IWGSC CS RefSeq v2.1, whole genome shotgun sequence includes these protein-coding regions:
- the LOC123069862 gene encoding uncharacterized protein; translated protein: MAAPYSPSPSPSPSPSHPTAAALVLLLLLLHVALLGNCAAAANVTFRPGEELRRYRRVQALLTRLNKPSLRTIQSPDGDLIDCVPAHLQPAFDHPRLRGQRPLGPPVRPSGHHRRPNDTADAGVQLWAVSGVSCPEGSVPVRRITEADVLRASSVRRFGRVPTARLRRDTVAGGHEHAVGYVAGDEYYGGRASINVWAPKVSTPTEFSLSQIWVIGGTFGNDLNTIEAGWQVSPQLYGDNSPRFFTYWTTDAYQTTGCYNLLCSGFVQTNSRIAMGAAISPTSGYKGGQFDISLLIWKDPNHGNWWLEFGSGELVGYWPSFLFSHLASHASMVQFGGEVVDTRAEGSHTATQMGSGHFPGEGFGRSSYFRNLEVVDWDNSLIPLTTFHVTADHPNCYDIQGGVNAVWGNYFYYGGPGRNVRCT